Part of the Aythya fuligula isolate bAytFul2 chromosome 11, bAytFul2.pri, whole genome shotgun sequence genome, CGCGGCCAGCTCCCGCTGCCTCCACACGCCGGCATGCAAACAGCGGGcactgagggagaaaaaaataaagcaaaacgtgaagaaaggaaataaaacaacccGGGGGGGCCCATCCCGGCCGCCCCTCACCCGCGGGCCGCCCCGAGCAGCCGTTGCCAGGCGACGGCGAGCGCCGCGCTCATGGCGGCCCGCGCGGCTCCCCTAAGATGGCGGCCGCCGCCTTGGCGCGAGGCAGGGCGGGAGGAAAGATGGCGGCGGGCAGGCGCGGGGCactgtggggaaggggaggggggatgatggcggcggccggcggggctTTAGCGGGATGGGGGCGCTGGGTGAGTTCTGCTTCTGGCGCTGTAACGCCCCGGCCGTGGAGGCTGTTCGGGGCGCTGTGTTTGCTGAGGCTGCCCCGCATCACGCAGCCGCTccggagggaggaggaggagatggcgGCGCTCATGGAGCAGGTAAAGctggaggggagaaggaggggagtCCCCCGGTGCTGCTCGGTGTGAGGGGTTTTGCCCCAAAACCCGGTTCCTGGTGCTGGTGGGAGCCCTGAGCGGTCACACCTTGTGCTGTTCCTCCAGATAGAGCTGGAGAGGAGCCGCTACTCCGACCACGAGGTCCGCaagctggaggaagaggagcggctgaggaggaggaaggagagctcGTACGACGACGATGAGGCGCCTGGAAAAACTGTCATCATGGCCCAGGACCTGGAGGACAAGTGGGAGCAGAAGTTGCTGCAGTTCAGCCCGGCCCCAAGGGTGACAGGTACCGGCTAAAATTGTGTCTCGGCAGGGGGGAGCACCCTACATAAAACCACACTCAGGTGTGTCTAACAGAGAAGGTACTTGCTAAGCTTCTTGTTTCTCTAAAAACTTGATGCTTTGGCAGCATGGCTAGTATGTGTGTGAGGAGTTAACTGGGTTATAAAGGAATCagggctgcagtgctgtgaaGGTAGGCATGTTCACACAGCCTTGTGAGACCGGAGTGGGGAAAACTTGTGTTGTTCCCAGGAAACTTCCAAGAAAAACCTGAGAAAGTTTGGTTCCTGTACTTGCCTGTCATTCTTACTGGGTCTCCAGCTTGACAGAAATTAAGCTGCTCACTGCAAATTCcctttgaaaacagaacaggTAAGCATATGTTTTAGCAGTGCCTTAGAGTGCCTGTACTCAGGTAGAGTACATCTTAGCACTACGCTTTTGCATTTTAGCAGTCCTGAATCCTGCTTTGGCTCCCAGAGTGACTGAGAATATTTCTGTATAGAGTTTTGCCTTGTTCCATATATCTGCATTCTGTCTGCATGGTTTCTAGAAGGGTGTAAGTTGCAGAGAGAATCCTGCTGATCAGACCAGTGTGGCTGGGAGACTGTTTCGAAcacatgttgtgtttttttggcaGATGCTGATAAAAAAGATGATCGGAAGTCTCTGAACAGGAAGCTGGACAGTAACCTGATGCTGCTGGTGAAGCAGAAGATTGGTAACCAGGAGCTGTGGCTCCTGCCTCAAGTGGAATGGCAGCCTGGGGAGACTATGCGAAACACAGCTGAGCGAGCTATGGCTATGTTTTTGGGTATGTAGCTTGCTGTGTGCCTGCCTCTTGTTCCTCTTTGtcccagtctttttttttgtttttccccttgttcTACCTGAGGGATATTTGCCATCTGTGGTGAAATTGCCTCCCATCTGCTGGGAAGAGATATTTCATAGCAGTGGGACTGTGCTCGAGTAATGGGGTTTCTGGCAAGATCCTGGGTGATCTGTGCCTTAACTGCActcagctgtgctgcagtgtgAGGGGCTGCCAGCCAGccggctgggagctgggctctCTGGCGGCCAGCTGCTGTGGTGCCAGGCCTGGCCCTTGCAGTCTGATGTTTGAGCAGCACCAGATGCCCCCTGGATGGTCTAAGCTTGCTCCAGGTGTGCAgcttccccccttcccttttgTCACCCTGTAGCAGCTTCTGTGGCAGATGGGTGATAGCAAACACGTGTGTCCTTGCTTTTCTGCGTGAGTTGGCAGAGCTTGATATTCTCTCTATCTCTCAGAGGGCTTGATGAACTTGGGACAAGTCActttttcatgagaaaagaCTTTAAACGGGCAGTATTTCTGCCAAGAAGAGGGAACAGTCAGTCTGAACCAGATATAAGGACCATCCTATACTGTCTGTCTGTTATTACAGGAGAACAATTACAGTTGGTCTGTGTTCttacatcttgttttctttctccaggagATCACATTCAAGCCAAAATCCTGGGGAATGCACCACATGGGATTTACAAGTATAAATTCCCCAGGGCCATCAGGACTGAGGATAACGTGGGAGCCAAAGTGTTCTTCTACAAAGCCTTCCTCCAGAGCAGCGATTTGTCACaggcagagctgaagaaagATTATCTGTGGGTCACAAAGGATGAGCTGGGAGCTTACCTGAAGCCGGAATACCTGAAAAAAGTCAATCGATTCCTTCTGGACTTATAAGTGATAAGCTGTCCTCCAGAACATGGGGAAGACATGGGATGTGACTctgaggaggagaagagctgctgctttgtgtggCCTCTGTATATAGGATATTAAATAGGGCTCTGGAGGATAAATTGCCTTTGCGTTACTTCCCACTTCTCTTCACCAGGCCtgttctaaataaatattaaaatttatactCTGAAGtgaagctctcctcagggagTTCTTCTGGAAGTGCATGTTGTGATCTGTTCCTCTCCCAGGTGTGCAACTCCCGGGGGCTTTGGTACCCAGGAGGCTCGCTCTCCTCACCAGACCCATGTCACAGTCTAGAGCTCAAATGGCTTCTTCTAAACTTCTTCTAAACAATGGCTAATGCTTGTCTCTGACACTTGCTCTTCAGTAAGAGCAGCACTGCGGAGTGATCTTGTGTCCAGGTGGGAATAGCTGCCCTTAAGTGTAAGAGGGGAGTAGCCAGCTAGATATAATGGGAGACCTGGCAAGGGAGTGATTTTCTTTGGCGCCATCCCAGCCCCCTGAGGCTGTAGTTTTCTGGAGGATTGTTACGATGCCCAGGGGAGGATATGCACACTGCAgcgtgcagcagggcagcaatCAGTTGCTTACCCAAGGATTAGCTTTTGCaggcctggagcagctccacCAGCATTTCCAGCAATGCCTTCATCTGTCTGGACGTGGTGGCCAAGCTCCCTCTGTGATCCCCTGGAACCCCTTTAGCTTCTCCAGAGGTGATCAGCTCATTGgcacagctgggcaggagggcagcagtcCTTAACCTGTCCCCCGTGGGTGGAAGTTCCTCCAGCCAGGAAC contains:
- the MRPL46 gene encoding 39S ribosomal protein L46, mitochondrial; amino-acid sequence: MAAAGGALAGWGRWVSSASGAVTPRPWRLFGALCLLRLPRITQPLRREEEEMAALMEQIELERSRYSDHEVRKLEEEERLRRRKESSYDDDEAPGKTVIMAQDLEDKWEQKLLQFSPAPRVTDADKKDDRKSLNRKLDSNLMLLVKQKIGNQELWLLPQVEWQPGETMRNTAERAMAMFLGDHIQAKILGNAPHGIYKYKFPRAIRTEDNVGAKVFFYKAFLQSSDLSQAELKKDYLWVTKDELGAYLKPEYLKKVNRFLLDL